From a single Glycine soja cultivar W05 chromosome 19, ASM419377v2, whole genome shotgun sequence genomic region:
- the LOC114398586 gene encoding zinc finger BED domain-containing protein DAYSLEEPER-like, whose translation MTLSEWVNSPNEVIQNMAEKMLQKFDSYWSVIHVIIGVATVLDPRYKMELLEFYFESIYPIDFFSQVNRIRNLCYDLVSEYQAKKHQDSTSSFESQDVVSDGKSKLCDYDRYIERKKRARTSTMKTELDHYLEEEVLPRSSDFDILMWWKLNELKYPTLQAIARDVLAIPISTVAFESAFSIGGQILTPHRSRLHYTTLEALMCSKSWLWNSENAGSRSIEESTFTDEIESDDECGSLVSNITQCLQD comes from the exons ATGACTTTATCTGAATGGGTCAATTCCCCTAATGAAGTGATTCAAAATATGGCAGAAAAGATGTTACAAAAATTTGATTCTTATTGGAGTGTTATTCATGTGATCATAGGAGTTGCTACTGTTTTAGATCCAAGATACAAAATGGAGTTGCTTGAGTTTTACTTTGAATCAATTTAtcccattgattttttttcacaagTTAATAGGATCCGAAACTTGTGTTATGATTTGGTTTCGGAATATCAAGCCAAAAAGCATCAAGATTCTACTAGTTCTTTTGAATCACAAGATGTGGTTAGTGATGGAAAGAGTAAATTGTGTGATTATGATAGATacattgaaagaaagaaaagggcaAGAACCTCAACTATGAAAACGGAGTTAGATCATTACTTAGAGGAGGAAGTTTTACCAAGAAGTTCAGATTTTGATATCTTAATGTGGTGGAAATTGAATGAGTTAAAGTATCCAACATTACAAGCAATTGCAAGGGATGTGTTGGCTATTCCGATCTCCACTGTAGCTTTTGAATCGGCATTTAGTATTGGAGGTCAGATATTAACTCCTCATCGTAGCCGACTTCATTATACTACTTTAGAAGCTTTGATGTGTTCTAAAAGTTGGTTATGGAATTCAGAGAATGCAG gttCTAGATCAATTGAAGAATCAACTTTTACAGATGAGATTGAATCCGATGATGAAT gtgGATCTTTGGTCAGTAACATTACTCAATGTTTGCAAGATTAG